One Sanguibacter sp. HDW7 DNA window includes the following coding sequences:
- a CDS encoding HNH endonuclease signature motif containing protein — translation MSGSAEGRGAAEGRGAAEGSGPNEKSGSTDGSGSADGSAPGAGSSGESDAGGDAGAPPRLGDEAAFSRFVASIAPPRFTSRTDFAAWQRKLEETTASVVRAIEAAEDAIRQVEAQKLRSYALLDALSAVAVSTVWDERAGGTVAKERASDLMAVRRSGAAEIATRTRTTESQVGSAWDLARTVVREHPTALGALASGTISARHVGVLADEAASVPQELRAEFGAVLAQEAAERTPPELRAWARKHRELAHPGSRERRHRKARAGRYVTLEPGQDGMCWLTAHLPTVVGAAVFDRLTAAGVASQGPDEPRTLAQLRADVLADYCLATAPPLAPEALVAPAEEPQSLFGPDVRDADDLRTDNYPVEERYRDASAPETAEPCTTAPPPTGPPTTTSPAAPLSTIEPDTGIVADTCTGTGTGPGTGTGINTGTGTGTKTDNGTGTKTRTKSSTDNGTRTGTGPAETSAEVISTGGTGAAVPARSDGNDNGNAVPTDLRTKVPADESARAALARSPQERRLVAAEYHATADDVANVRSSATDVDVHGIRPTVAVTVPHTLLLAAARAAEDSRVASAAPAARAARDVTLAPATEAGRTADAAAVARGTTTSDAAGDAPAHEAELMGTAPRTLASELVGHGPIDDATALALVANASSLRRVLTDPVTGVALDMSRDTYAVPAPLRTFLQLRDETCQFPGCRRPAPRCDVDHVDDWAHGGTTSADNLVHLCRAHHRLKHGGDWQCTVLDPEVAGLPTTEGQRLRPMVVLWTDPHGGTRMTGTDLRPGGQVLGSLTADGSTPTSGTACDSPPSSSDTSSPEPQAAPPPPF, via the coding sequence GTGTCAGGCAGTGCTGAGGGGCGAGGCGCGGCTGAGGGGCGAGGCGCGGCTGAGGGGTCGGGTCCGAACGAGAAGTCGGGCTCGACGGACGGCTCAGGCTCGGCAGACGGGTCGGCACCTGGTGCAGGCTCGTCCGGCGAGTCAGACGCGGGCGGGGACGCGGGGGCTCCGCCGAGGCTCGGCGACGAGGCCGCGTTCAGTCGCTTCGTCGCGTCGATCGCGCCACCCCGCTTCACGTCGCGCACAGACTTCGCGGCGTGGCAGCGCAAGCTCGAGGAGACGACCGCGTCGGTCGTCCGCGCGATCGAGGCGGCCGAGGACGCAATCCGCCAGGTCGAGGCGCAGAAGCTGCGCTCGTACGCACTGCTCGACGCGCTCTCGGCGGTCGCCGTGTCGACCGTGTGGGACGAGCGCGCGGGCGGCACGGTGGCCAAGGAACGTGCGAGCGACCTCATGGCGGTCCGCCGCTCGGGCGCAGCGGAGATCGCGACGCGCACCCGCACGACCGAGTCCCAGGTCGGCTCGGCCTGGGACCTGGCCCGGACGGTCGTGCGCGAGCACCCGACCGCGCTCGGGGCGCTCGCCTCGGGGACGATATCGGCCAGGCACGTCGGGGTTCTCGCCGACGAGGCAGCATCGGTGCCGCAGGAGCTGCGGGCCGAGTTCGGGGCCGTCCTCGCGCAGGAGGCCGCAGAACGCACTCCCCCGGAGCTGCGCGCCTGGGCGCGCAAGCACCGCGAGCTCGCGCACCCGGGTTCGCGCGAACGACGTCACCGCAAGGCGCGCGCGGGCCGGTACGTCACGCTCGAGCCGGGTCAGGACGGCATGTGCTGGCTCACGGCGCACCTGCCGACAGTTGTGGGCGCGGCAGTCTTCGATCGGCTCACCGCCGCCGGGGTCGCGTCCCAGGGACCCGACGAGCCACGGACGCTCGCGCAGCTCCGGGCAGACGTCCTCGCCGACTACTGCCTCGCGACGGCGCCGCCGCTCGCACCCGAGGCACTCGTGGCTCCTGCGGAGGAGCCCCAATCGCTGTTCGGCCCCGATGTGAGGGACGCCGACGATCTCCGAACGGACAACTACCCGGTCGAGGAGAGGTACCGGGATGCGTCCGCGCCCGAGACCGCCGAGCCCTGCACCACCGCACCACCACCCACAGGTCCTCCCACCACGACCTCCCCCGCTGCGCCTCTATCAACGATCGAGCCCGACACAGGCATCGTGGCCGACACCTGTACCGGGACTGGGACTGGCCCGGGTACCGGCACCGGGATCAACACCGGGACTGGCACCGGCACCAAGACCGACAATGGCACCGGAACCAAGACCCGCACCAAGTCCAGCACCGACAACGGGACCAGGACCGGAACCGGACCCGCAGAGACCAGCGCCGAAGTAATCAGCACCGGAGGAACCGGCGCTGCCGTACCTGCGAGAAGCGACGGCAACGACAACGGCAACGCCGTGCCCACGGATCTTCGGACCAAGGTCCCGGCCGACGAGTCGGCACGCGCAGCCCTCGCGCGCTCTCCTCAGGAGCGTCGGCTCGTGGCGGCCGAGTACCACGCGACCGCTGACGACGTCGCCAACGTCCGGTCGTCAGCGACCGACGTCGACGTCCATGGCATCCGCCCGACGGTCGCGGTGACGGTCCCGCACACCCTCCTGCTCGCAGCTGCGCGGGCCGCCGAGGATTCGCGGGTGGCGTCGGCTGCACCCGCAGCACGTGCAGCTCGCGACGTCACGCTCGCTCCCGCGACCGAGGCGGGTCGAACCGCGGACGCTGCCGCCGTTGCGCGTGGAACTACGACGTCGGACGCAGCAGGGGACGCGCCGGCTCACGAGGCCGAGCTAATGGGCACAGCTCCGCGCACCCTCGCCTCGGAGCTGGTCGGCCACGGCCCGATCGACGATGCCACGGCTCTCGCGCTCGTCGCGAACGCGTCATCGCTCCGCCGGGTCCTCACGGACCCCGTCACGGGTGTCGCGCTCGACATGTCTCGGGACACCTATGCCGTCCCGGCGCCTCTGCGTACGTTCCTGCAGCTGCGGGACGAGACTTGCCAGTTCCCGGGCTGCCGACGACCTGCGCCGCGGTGCGACGTCGACCATGTCGACGACTGGGCGCACGGCGGCACGACGTCGGCCGACAACCTCGTTCACCTGTGTCGCGCGCACCACCGCCTCAAGCACGGCGGGGACTGGCAGTGCACGGTGCTCGATCCCGAGGTCGCGGGCCTCCCGACGACCGAGGGCCAGCGTCTCCGACCTATGGTCGTCCTGTGGACCGACCCTCACGGAGGGACCCGCATGACGGGAACCGACCTGCGACCCGGCGGGCAGGTGCTCGGCTCGCTCACAGCGGACGGCTCCACACCGACCAGTGGGACGGCGTGTGACAGCCCACCATCCAGCAGCGACACCTCGAGCCCGGAGCCGCAGGCCGCTCCCCCACCGCCGTTCTAG
- a CDS encoding sugar ABC transporter permease — MSTTQISPDSPAEAPAQVVMSQLTRQERLARWARELGWRHLVGILMIPIVLLPILFAVSMSLKGPTASINGAGDQSLFSGFDLSTYGMLFTETAFPRWALNSLVICGVTAIGTVLMGSAAAYAFSRFRFAGRRGGLTALLIVQMFPQMLAFVAIFLLVRSLGEVYPFLGENNHVALIAIYLGGALGSNAFLMYGFFNTVPRELDEAAKIDGATHAQIFWTIILRLVLPILTVVGLLSFVGTYGDFIIAKVLMTQEQNYTIAVGLYLWATRPLVTPWAQFAAGAVIAAVPVIILFMYLQKYIVSGLTAGSVKG; from the coding sequence ATGTCCACGACACAGATCTCTCCCGACAGCCCCGCCGAGGCGCCCGCGCAGGTCGTCATGTCGCAGCTCACACGGCAGGAGCGGCTTGCCCGGTGGGCGCGTGAGCTCGGCTGGAGGCACCTTGTCGGGATCCTCATGATCCCGATCGTCCTCCTGCCGATCCTCTTCGCGGTGTCGATGTCCCTCAAGGGTCCGACGGCGTCCATCAACGGCGCCGGCGACCAGAGCCTCTTCTCGGGGTTCGACCTCAGCACCTACGGGATGCTCTTCACCGAGACCGCCTTCCCGCGCTGGGCGCTCAACTCGCTCGTCATCTGCGGCGTGACCGCGATCGGCACCGTGCTCATGGGCTCGGCGGCCGCCTACGCGTTCTCGCGCTTCCGGTTCGCCGGGCGACGTGGCGGTCTCACGGCGCTGCTCATCGTCCAGATGTTCCCGCAGATGCTCGCGTTCGTCGCGATCTTCCTGCTCGTGCGTTCGCTCGGCGAGGTCTACCCGTTCCTCGGCGAGAACAACCACGTCGCCCTCATCGCGATCTACCTCGGCGGCGCGCTGGGCTCGAACGCCTTCCTCATGTACGGGTTCTTCAACACCGTGCCGCGCGAGCTCGACGAGGCCGCGAAGATCGACGGCGCGACGCACGCGCAGATCTTCTGGACGATCATCCTGCGGCTGGTCCTGCCGATCCTCACGGTCGTCGGCCTCCTGTCGTTCGTCGGCACCTATGGCGATTTCATCATCGCGAAGGTCCTCATGACTCAGGAGCAGAACTACACGATCGCCGTCGGCCTCTACCTGTGGGCGACGCGCCCGCTCGTCACGCCGTGGGCGCAGTTCGCTGCGGGCGCCGTCATCGCCGCGGTGCCGGTCATCATCCTCTTCATGTACCTGCAGAAGTACATCGTCTCCGGGCTCACCGCGGGGTCGGTCAAGGGATGA
- a CDS encoding glycoside hydrolase family 13 protein — MSHGSHGPVVEAGRAERALPHHDGSELYTAQGPHHLGDTVPVRVRVPRTSGVTEVWLRTVQDAEPRMRRAVVVDEDVRDVWYEADVLVHHTLTHYRFALVRPGGVAWLSADGVHARGVTDAHDFRISTHAAGPTWLRDAVVYQVFPDRFARSAAADDRPAPDWAIPAAWDEEPIAVGRETGLQLYGGDLDGIVEHLDHVADLGVTTVYLTPVFPGQTCHRYDASTFDRVDPLLGGDDAYARLSGALHGRGMRLMGDLTTNHTGASHEWFTTAQQDPTSPEHDFYLWSDPDAPDASAGYVGWIGHARLPKLDFRSPELRARMIDGPESVVGRWLQEPYALDGWRIDVANMTGRYGTLDLNQDVAAAVRATIEQVNPDGALISEHFHDARADLAGDTWHANMNYTAFTNPLWTWLSAEGGDVSFQQMRGVPVPRRSGHHVVAEMRDFDGGVPWDVLVRQWNMLGSHDTPRIRTLVGSRELHEVAAGILFTYLGVPVVFAGDELGLTGATGEHARVPMPWHAPARRDEHTHDVYRRLAALRHEHRALREGSLRWVLVADDALGYVRETHDEALLVVAARAPWTGAVLPLDGTPETLFGSVDLCVARGDGAGGVSAGGVGVAGDSAACDEAGGGSAGGVGVAGVGAAGDGAAGVDDAAGQTGLLVPGTGPHLGVWRLR; from the coding sequence ATGAGCCACGGGTCCCACGGACCCGTCGTCGAGGCAGGGCGCGCCGAGCGCGCCCTGCCTCACCACGACGGCTCCGAGCTCTACACCGCGCAGGGCCCGCACCACCTCGGGGACACGGTCCCCGTCCGGGTGCGGGTCCCTCGCACATCCGGGGTCACCGAGGTGTGGCTCCGCACCGTCCAGGACGCCGAGCCGCGCATGCGGCGCGCCGTCGTCGTCGACGAGGACGTGCGCGACGTCTGGTACGAGGCCGACGTCCTCGTCCACCACACGCTCACGCACTACCGCTTTGCGCTCGTCCGCCCGGGTGGCGTCGCGTGGCTCTCCGCCGACGGCGTGCACGCCCGCGGCGTCACCGACGCGCACGACTTCCGGATCTCGACGCACGCGGCCGGCCCGACGTGGCTGCGGGACGCGGTCGTCTACCAGGTCTTCCCCGACCGCTTCGCGCGGTCGGCCGCCGCCGACGACCGGCCGGCGCCCGACTGGGCGATCCCTGCGGCGTGGGACGAGGAACCGATCGCCGTCGGACGCGAGACCGGGCTGCAGCTCTACGGGGGAGACCTCGACGGCATCGTCGAGCACCTCGACCACGTCGCCGACCTCGGCGTGACGACCGTCTATCTCACGCCCGTCTTCCCGGGGCAGACGTGCCACCGGTACGACGCGTCGACGTTCGACCGCGTCGACCCGCTGCTCGGCGGTGACGACGCGTACGCGCGACTCTCCGGCGCCCTCCACGGACGCGGCATGCGCCTCATGGGCGACCTCACGACCAACCACACCGGGGCGAGCCACGAGTGGTTCACGACCGCCCAGCAGGACCCGACGTCGCCCGAGCACGACTTCTACCTGTGGAGCGATCCCGACGCGCCCGACGCCTCGGCCGGCTACGTCGGCTGGATCGGGCACGCCCGGCTGCCCAAGCTCGACTTCCGCTCGCCCGAGCTGCGTGCCCGCATGATCGACGGGCCCGAGTCCGTCGTCGGACGTTGGCTCCAGGAGCCGTACGCGCTCGACGGCTGGCGCATCGACGTCGCCAACATGACCGGCAGGTACGGGACGCTCGACCTCAACCAGGACGTCGCCGCCGCCGTGCGCGCGACCATCGAGCAGGTCAACCCGGACGGCGCTCTCATCTCCGAGCATTTCCACGACGCGCGCGCAGACCTCGCGGGCGACACGTGGCACGCCAACATGAACTACACGGCGTTCACGAACCCCCTGTGGACCTGGCTGTCCGCCGAGGGCGGCGACGTCTCCTTCCAGCAGATGCGCGGCGTGCCCGTGCCACGACGCTCCGGGCACCACGTCGTCGCTGAGATGCGCGACTTCGACGGCGGCGTCCCCTGGGACGTTCTCGTGCGGCAGTGGAACATGCTCGGCTCGCACGACACGCCACGGATCCGCACCCTCGTCGGCTCGCGCGAGCTCCACGAGGTCGCCGCCGGCATCCTCTTCACCTACCTCGGGGTGCCCGTCGTCTTCGCGGGCGACGAGCTCGGCCTCACCGGGGCGACCGGCGAGCACGCGCGCGTCCCCATGCCGTGGCACGCGCCCGCCCGCCGCGACGAGCACACGCACGACGTCTACCGGCGCCTCGCCGCGCTGCGGCACGAGCACCGCGCGCTGCGCGAAGGCTCGCTGCGGTGGGTGCTCGTCGCCGACGACGCGCTCGGGTACGTACGCGAGACGCACGACGAGGCCCTGCTCGTCGTCGCGGCACGTGCGCCGTGGACGGGCGCGGTGCTGCCGCTCGACGGGACGCCCGAGACGCTGTTCGGGTCGGTCGACCTCTGCGTCGCGCGGGGCGACGGCGCTGGAGGCGTCAGCGCCGGGGGCGTCGGCGTTGCGGGCGATAGCGCTGCATGCGACGAGGCTGGGGGTGGCAGCGCTGGGGGCGTCGGCGTTGCCGGCGTCGGCGCTGCGGGCGACGGCGCTGCGGGCGTCGATGACGCTGCGGGGCAAACCGGTCTGCTCGTGCCCGGTACGGGACCCCACCTCGGGGTGTGGCGGTTGCGCTGA
- a CDS encoding deoxyguanosinetriphosphate triphosphohydrolase, whose protein sequence is MPIDPEIPGYDVRDVERLAAEPPKSKARTPFERDRARLVHSSALRRLGAKTQVLGPSSDDFIRTRLTHTLEVAQVGRELGKQLGCDPDVVDSACLAHDLGHPPFGHNGERELAEVAKGIGGFEGNAQTLRLLTRLEPKTFDTDGRSVGLNLTRASLDASVKYPWRLWEGPQGRLTHKFGVYPDDQPVFDWLRQGAPEGVKCIEAQVMDLADDISYSVHDVEDAIVGGKLDLGLMTQDAERGRVIDAVTTWYGDRFAADELDAAMGRLAHDGLWPSDFDGSRRSLARLKDSTSQLIGRFCGAAHDATRERYGDGPLTRYAASLVVPDATAAEIQVLKGVAVAYVMAPRESEPLYMAQRQVLRQLVEVLVDRAPTALEQSFAADWHEADDDAARLRVVIDQVASLTDVSAAKWHARLVGPVF, encoded by the coding sequence GTGCCCATCGACCCCGAGATCCCCGGCTACGACGTCCGCGACGTCGAACGACTCGCCGCCGAACCTCCGAAGTCGAAGGCACGTACGCCGTTCGAGCGTGACCGCGCGCGTCTCGTCCACTCGTCGGCGCTCCGGCGGCTCGGCGCGAAGACACAGGTGCTCGGCCCGTCGAGCGACGACTTCATTCGCACGCGCCTCACGCACACCCTCGAGGTCGCGCAGGTCGGTCGTGAGCTCGGGAAGCAGCTCGGGTGCGACCCCGACGTCGTCGACTCGGCGTGCCTCGCGCACGACCTCGGGCACCCGCCGTTCGGTCACAACGGTGAGCGTGAGCTGGCCGAGGTCGCCAAAGGCATCGGCGGGTTCGAGGGCAACGCCCAGACGTTGCGGCTCCTCACGCGGCTCGAGCCCAAGACGTTCGACACCGACGGACGTTCCGTCGGGCTCAACCTCACGCGGGCGAGCCTCGACGCGTCCGTCAAGTACCCGTGGCGCCTCTGGGAGGGACCGCAGGGGCGGCTCACGCACAAGTTCGGAGTCTACCCGGACGACCAGCCCGTGTTCGACTGGCTCCGGCAGGGAGCGCCCGAGGGCGTCAAGTGCATCGAGGCACAGGTCATGGACCTCGCCGACGACATCAGCTACTCCGTGCACGACGTCGAGGACGCGATCGTCGGCGGCAAGCTCGACCTCGGGCTCATGACGCAGGACGCCGAGCGCGGACGCGTCATCGACGCCGTCACCACCTGGTACGGCGACAGATTCGCGGCCGACGAGCTCGACGCGGCCATGGGGCGCCTCGCGCACGACGGACTGTGGCCGAGCGACTTCGACGGCTCGCGCCGCTCGCTCGCGCGGCTCAAGGACTCGACGAGCCAGCTCATCGGCCGGTTCTGCGGCGCTGCGCACGACGCGACCCGCGAGCGCTACGGCGATGGGCCCCTCACCAGGTACGCGGCGAGCCTTGTCGTGCCCGACGCGACCGCCGCCGAGATCCAGGTCCTCAAGGGCGTCGCCGTCGCCTACGTCATGGCCCCGCGTGAGTCCGAACCGCTCTACATGGCTCAGCGGCAGGTTCTGCGACAGCTCGTCGAGGTGCTCGTCGACCGAGCGCCGACCGCGCTCGAGCAGTCGTTCGCTGCCGACTGGCACGAGGCCGATGACGACGCGGCGCGACTGCGGGTCGTCATCGACCAGGTCGCGTCGCTCACCGACGTCTCTGCGGCGAAGTGGCACGCGAGGCTTGTCGGGCCGGTGTTCTGA
- a CDS encoding ABC transporter permease subunit: protein MTDRSNAPATSASQTGAAEAPPGRPETHHARDIRGGFFVKLFLMMLVNAFLVFGIMNAVSAASWGVLVGTVAILVVVNWVYFSRRTIPGKYLVPGLIFLLVFQVFVMAYTAYVAFTNYGTSHSITRDQAVERIQEYNERQMPDSPTYQLTVLERDGDIFFGIVDDGVAKIGSAEDALAPVDGATVTGEGAGARIDSVEGYKALGFADLLGLDEDVTKIRVPWSDQASDGSLRTTNGTIGLRNVTALEYDAAAGTMTNVETGVVYTENDHGSFVAPDGTELQPGWRVAVGFENFTRMLTDSKLAKPFGQTMVWTFAFGFLSVLTTFAAGLLLAVTFNNARMRSRAWYRAMLILPYAFPGFLSALIWAGMLNTRFGYINQELLGGADIPWLADPVLAKVTILLVNLWLGFPYMFLISTGALQSIPSDIYEAATIDGAGPFRSFRSLTLPLLLVAVTPLLIASFAFNFNNFSLIYMLTAGGPKFVGNEYGLGSTDILISMVYKIAVEAGGSKDYGLASAMSIVIFLIVGVVSYIGFRKTRQLEEIN from the coding sequence ATGACCGACAGGAGCAACGCTCCAGCGACCTCCGCGTCGCAGACCGGCGCCGCAGAGGCGCCTCCGGGGCGTCCCGAGACGCACCACGCACGCGACATCCGGGGCGGCTTCTTCGTCAAGCTTTTCCTCATGATGCTCGTCAACGCGTTCCTCGTGTTCGGCATCATGAACGCGGTGTCGGCCGCGTCGTGGGGCGTCCTCGTGGGGACCGTCGCGATCCTCGTCGTCGTCAACTGGGTGTACTTCTCCCGGCGCACCATCCCCGGCAAGTACCTCGTGCCGGGCCTCATCTTCCTCCTGGTCTTCCAGGTGTTCGTCATGGCGTACACCGCGTACGTCGCGTTCACGAACTACGGCACGTCGCACTCGATCACGCGGGACCAGGCGGTCGAGCGCATCCAGGAGTACAACGAGCGGCAGATGCCCGACTCGCCGACGTACCAGCTCACGGTGCTCGAGCGCGACGGTGACATCTTCTTCGGGATCGTCGACGACGGTGTCGCGAAGATCGGCTCGGCCGAGGACGCGCTCGCCCCCGTCGACGGCGCGACCGTCACCGGCGAGGGCGCCGGTGCCCGCATCGACTCGGTCGAGGGCTACAAGGCGCTCGGCTTCGCTGACCTCCTCGGGCTCGACGAGGACGTCACGAAGATCCGCGTCCCCTGGTCCGACCAGGCGTCCGACGGTTCGCTGCGCACGACGAACGGCACGATCGGCCTGCGTAACGTCACGGCGCTCGAGTACGACGCCGCGGCCGGCACGATGACGAACGTCGAGACCGGCGTCGTCTACACGGAGAACGACCACGGGTCGTTCGTCGCCCCCGACGGCACCGAGCTCCAGCCCGGCTGGCGCGTCGCGGTCGGCTTCGAGAACTTCACGCGGATGCTCACCGACTCGAAGCTCGCCAAGCCCTTCGGCCAGACGATGGTGTGGACCTTCGCGTTCGGCTTCCTCTCCGTCCTCACGACGTTCGCCGCCGGCCTCCTGCTCGCGGTGACGTTCAACAATGCACGCATGCGGTCGCGGGCCTGGTACCGCGCGATGCTCATCCTCCCGTACGCCTTCCCCGGGTTCCTCTCTGCGCTCATCTGGGCCGGCATGCTCAACACGCGGTTCGGCTACATCAACCAGGAGCTCCTCGGTGGGGCCGACATCCCGTGGCTCGCGGATCCCGTGCTCGCCAAGGTGACCATCCTCCTGGTCAACCTGTGGCTCGGCTTCCCCTACATGTTCCTCATCTCGACAGGTGCGCTGCAGTCGATCCCGTCCGACATCTACGAGGCCGCGACGATCGACGGCGCAGGGCCTTTCCGATCTTTCCGGAGCCTCACGCTGCCGCTCCTCCTCGTTGCCGTGACGCCGCTGCTCATCGCGAGCTTCGCGTTCAACTTCAACAACTTCTCGCTCATCTACATGCTCACGGCCGGTGGGCCGAAGTTCGTCGGCAACGAGTACGGCCTCGGCAGCACCGACATCCTCATCTCGATGGTCTACAAGATCGCCGTCGAGGCCGGAGGGTCGAAGGACTACGGTCTCGCGAGCGCGATGTCGATCGTCATCTTCCTCATCGTCGGAGTCGTGTCGTACATCGGGTTCCGCAAGACCCGCCAGCTCGAGGAGATCAACTGA
- the dnaG gene encoding DNA primase has translation MAGLIKREDVDAVRERARIEEIVGSYVTLKPAGVGSQKGLCPFHDERTPSFHVRPQVGRWHCFGCGEGGDVISFVQKVDGLGFTEAVEYLAGRVGITLRYEEGGGARRGEEPGRRQRLVEANRTAAQYFAEQLFMPAAAPGREFLAQRSFDRTVAEQFGVGFAPQGWSSLLTHLRGRGFTEAELLAAGLVSQGNRGVYDRFRGRLVWPIRDVTGEVIGFGARRLLEEDQGPKYLNTPETTLYKKSQVLYGLDLAKREIARTKRVVVVEGYTDVMAAHLSGVGQAIATCGTAFGSDHVRVVRRLVGDTSSSAGVQLAGGGSTGGEIIFTFDGDAAGQKAALRAFNEDQRFYAQTFVAVEPHGMDPCDLRLAHGPEAVQALIDAREPLFEFVVRSTLRAHDLAHAEGRIAALRASAPVVAGIRDRALRSEYARQLAGWLGMEADVVRRAVLSAERAQGQPRHAADDVPAGAVVADPVPGGPGASGGFTVPDRRDPVARLERQVLEAVLQHPAATPDVFDELGSDAFSVPAWRAVHEAIRAAGGVRSVGAVDPARWVAAVVEESAGPVAGLVGELAVSPLPEDRESAVGDYVRGVVHALVDMQVTRRIADQRSALQRTDAERDPEAYQQVFAELLRLEQQRRLLREASMGQ, from the coding sequence GTGGCCGGGTTGATCAAGCGGGAGGACGTCGACGCCGTTCGCGAGCGCGCACGCATCGAAGAGATAGTCGGCTCCTACGTCACGCTCAAGCCCGCCGGCGTCGGCTCGCAGAAGGGGCTGTGCCCCTTCCACGACGAGCGCACACCGTCGTTCCACGTCCGCCCGCAGGTCGGCCGCTGGCACTGCTTCGGCTGCGGCGAGGGTGGCGACGTCATCAGCTTCGTCCAGAAGGTCGACGGGCTCGGTTTCACCGAGGCCGTCGAGTACCTCGCGGGACGCGTCGGCATCACGCTCCGCTACGAGGAGGGTGGAGGGGCGCGCCGCGGCGAGGAGCCCGGGCGCCGTCAGCGGCTCGTCGAGGCCAACCGGACGGCCGCCCAGTATTTCGCCGAGCAGCTCTTCATGCCGGCCGCCGCCCCGGGCCGCGAGTTTCTCGCGCAGCGGTCCTTCGACCGCACCGTCGCCGAACAGTTCGGCGTGGGCTTCGCCCCGCAGGGGTGGAGCTCGCTCCTCACCCACCTGCGCGGACGCGGCTTCACCGAGGCCGAGCTCCTCGCGGCCGGTCTCGTCTCACAGGGCAACCGCGGCGTCTACGACAGGTTCCGGGGGCGCCTCGTCTGGCCGATTCGCGACGTCACGGGCGAGGTCATCGGCTTCGGCGCCCGCCGCCTCCTCGAGGAGGACCAGGGCCCCAAGTACCTCAACACCCCCGAGACCACGCTCTACAAGAAGTCGCAGGTCCTCTACGGCCTCGACCTCGCCAAGCGCGAGATCGCGCGCACCAAGCGCGTCGTCGTCGTCGAGGGCTACACCGATGTCATGGCGGCCCACCTCTCGGGCGTCGGACAGGCGATCGCCACGTGCGGCACGGCCTTCGGCTCCGACCACGTGCGCGTCGTCCGACGCCTCGTTGGTGACACGTCCTCGAGCGCGGGCGTCCAGCTCGCGGGCGGCGGCTCGACCGGCGGGGAGATCATCTTCACGTTCGACGGCGACGCCGCCGGCCAGAAGGCAGCCCTGCGCGCCTTCAACGAGGACCAGCGCTTCTACGCCCAGACGTTCGTCGCCGTCGAGCCGCACGGCATGGACCCGTGCGACTTGCGCCTCGCCCACGGTCCGGAGGCGGTGCAGGCGCTCATCGACGCCCGCGAGCCGCTCTTCGAGTTCGTCGTCCGCTCGACCCTGCGCGCGCACGACCTCGCGCACGCCGAGGGCCGCATCGCCGCGCTGCGCGCGTCGGCTCCCGTCGTCGCCGGCATCCGCGACCGCGCGCTGCGCTCCGAGTACGCGCGCCAGCTCGCGGGATGGCTCGGCATGGAGGCCGACGTCGTCCGTCGTGCCGTCCTGTCGGCCGAGCGCGCCCAGGGGCAGCCGCGGCACGCCGCCGACGACGTCCCGGCGGGCGCCGTCGTCGCCGACCCCGTCCCCGGTGGCCCCGGTGCGTCAGGCGGGTTCACCGTGCCCGACCGGCGCGACCCCGTGGCGCGCCTCGAACGACAGGTGCTCGAGGCCGTCCTCCAGCACCCCGCAGCAACTCCCGACGTGTTCGACGAGCTCGGCTCCGACGCCTTCTCCGTGCCCGCCTGGCGGGCCGTCCACGAGGCGATCCGCGCCGCCGGGGGAGTCCGCTCCGTCGGCGCCGTCGACCCCGCGCGCTGGGTCGCAGCCGTCGTCGAGGAGTCCGCCGGGCCCGTCGCGGGGCTCGTCGGCGAGCTCGCCGTGTCCCCGCTGCCCGAGGACCGCGAGAGCGCTGTCGGCGACTACGTCCGCGGCGTCGTCCACGCGCTCGTCGACATGCAGGTGACCCGGCGCATCGCCGACCAGCGCTCCGCGCTGCAGCGCACCGACGCCGAGCGCGACCCCGAGGCCTACCAGCAGGTCTTCGCCGAGCTGCTGCGGCTCGAGCAGCAGCGCAGACTGCTGCGCGAGGCGTCGATGGGGCAGTGA